ATCCTGACCgaacttctctctgcttctgcagaCACTGGAAGACTTGTCTTACCAAGCTCCTGCCCTGTCTACTGGAGCATGgcctgggcagggaggaggagtcCCCCAAGACTGCCAAAAATGGGCCTCTCCAAGGTCCTGGAAAACCCGCGTGGTGCCCTGTGGAGGTCAGCAAGACGATCCTCTGGCCGGAGAGCATCAGCGTGGTGCAATGTGTGGAGCTCTCTGAGGCCCCGGTGGacaatgaagaggaggaggaggtggaggaagatAAAAGAAGCCTCTGCCCATCGCTGGAGGGCAGCGGGGGCAGCttccaggagggcagagagggcaTCGTGGCCCGGCTGACGGAAAGCCTCTTCCTGGACCTTCTCGGCGGTGAGAATGGGGGCTTTTGCCCGCAGGGCCTGGAGGAGTCATGCCTTCCGCCCCCCTCGGGGAGTGTGGGCGCTCAGATGCCCTGGGCTCAGTTCCCGAGGGCCGGGCCCCGGGCGGCGCCCGAGGGCCCGGAGCAGCCTCGCCGCCCCGAGTCCGCTCTTCAGGCCTCCCCGACCCAGAGCGCAGGCAGCTCGGCTTTCCCAGAGCCGCCCCCCGTCGTCACAGACAACCCCGCGTACCGCAGCTTCGGCAGCTTTCTGGGCCAGTCCTCCGATCCCGGCGACGGTGACTCCGACCCAGAGCTGGCCGATCGCCCCGGGGAAGCGGACCCCGGcatcccctctgccccccagcccccggagCCACCTGCCGCCCTCCAGCCTGAGCCAGAAAGCTGGGAGCAGATCCTGCGCCAGAGTGTCCTCCAGCACCGGgcagccccggcccccggcccgggccccggcAGCGGCTACCGGGAGTTCACGTGCGCCGTGAAGCAGGGCAGCGCCCCCGACGCCGGGGGGCCAGGCTTCGGCCCTTCTGGGGAAGCGGGGTACAAGGCCTTCTGCAGTCTGCTCCCTGGCGGTGCCACCTGCCCGGGGACATCTGGGGGTGAGGccggcagtggggaggggggctaCAAGCCCTTCCAGAGCCTCACTCCTGGCTGCCCTGgggcccccaccccagtccctgtCCCCCTGTTCACCTTCGGACTGGACACGGAGCCACCTGGCAGCCCTCAGGACTCGCTCGGCACAGGCAGCtccccagagcacctgggtgTGGAGCcggcagggaaggaggaggacagcCGTAAGACCCTGCTGGCCCCAGAGCAGGCCACAGACCCCCTCAGGGACGACCTGGCCAGTAGCATCGTCTACTCAGCCCTCACCTGCCACTTGTGTGGCCACCTGAAGCAGTGGCATGACCAGGAGGAGCGTGGCAAGGCCCACATAGTGCCCAGCCcctgctgtggctgctgctgtggGGACAGGTCCTCACTCCTGCTGAGCCCCCTGAGGGCCCCGAACGTCCTGCCAGGTGGGGTTCTGCTGGAGGCCAGCCTCTCTCCGGCCTCCCTGGTACCCTCGGGGGTCTCAAAGGAGGGCAAATCCTCTCCGTTCTCCCAGCCTGCCTCCAGCAGTGCTCAGAGCTCAAGCCAGACCCCCAAAAAGCTGGCCGTGCTTTCCACAGAGCCCACATGCATGAGCGCTTCTTAGATGCATCCTCTGGTTGCTGATGTCTGCAGGTGAGGGCTGGGCCTTAGCCATGCCTGTGACACGCCTCCCCCTGGAAGGGGGCCAGGCTTCCAGATTTACAAAAGACTTGGAAAACCCTGGCATGAAGTTGTGAGGCGGTCTGACACGGGGGTGCAGAGACTGGACCTCCCCCTGCATCTCCCTGCCTTGGCCCGGGACTGTCACCTCCCATGGGAGTGGATGGCCTGGGGCAGAGGCACCTTCAGGGATGAGGAGCTCCTTGGGCACCTCGGCTTGGCCACGTCATCGGCC
This genomic window from Canis aureus isolate CA01 chromosome 8, VMU_Caureus_v.1.0, whole genome shotgun sequence contains:
- the IL4R gene encoding interleukin-4 receptor subunit alpha isoform X2, translating into MTRWKRMSISWTCGLGSSCYGAALSSPASMFKVYNVTYMGPTLRLAASTLKSGASYSARVRAWAQTYNSTWSDWSPSTTWLNYYEPWEQHLPLGVSISCLVILAICLSCYFSIIKIKKGWWDQIPNPAHSPLVAIVIQDSQVSLWGKRSRGQEPAKCPHWKTCLTKLLPCLLEHGLGREEESPKTAKNGPLQGPGKPAWCPVEVSKTILWPESISVVQCVELSEAPVDNEEEEEVEEDKRSLCPSLEGSGGSFQEGREGIVARLTESLFLDLLGGENGGFCPQGLEESCLPPPSGSVGAQMPWAQFPRAGPRAAPEGPEQPRRPESALQASPTQSAGSSAFPEPPPVVTDNPAYRSFGSFLGQSSDPGDGDSDPELADRPGEADPGIPSAPQPPEPPAALQPEPESWEQILRQSVLQHRAAPAPGPGPGSGYREFTCAVKQGSAPDAGGPGFGPSGEAGYKAFCSLLPGGATCPGTSGGEAGSGEGGYKPFQSLTPGCPGAPTPVPVPLFTFGLDTEPPGSPQDSLGTGSSPEHLGVEPAGKEEDSRKTLLAPEQATDPLRDDLASSIVYSALTCHLCGHLKQWHDQEERGKAHIVPSPCCGCCCGDRSSLLLSPLRAPNVLPGGVLLEASLSPASLVPSGVSKEGKSSPFSQPASSSAQSSSQTPKKLAVLSTEPTCMSAS
- the IL4R gene encoding interleukin-4 receptor subunit alpha isoform X1; the encoded protein is MGRLCSGLTFPVSCLVLVWVASSGSVKVLHEPSCFSDYISTSVCQWKMDHPTNCSAELRLSYQLDFMGSENHTCVPENREDSVCVCSMPIDDAVEADVYQLDLWAGQQLLWSGSFQPSKHVKPRTPGNLTVHPNISHTWLLMWTNPYPTENHLHSELTYMVNVSNDNDPEDFKVYNVTYMGPTLRLAASTLKSGASYSARVRAWAQTYNSTWSDWSPSTTWLNYYEPWEQHLPLGVSISCLVILAICLSCYFSIIKIKKGWWDQIPNPAHSPLVAIVIQDSQVSLWGKRSRGQEPAKCPHWKTCLTKLLPCLLEHGLGREEESPKTAKNGPLQGPGKPAWCPVEVSKTILWPESISVVQCVELSEAPVDNEEEEEVEEDKRSLCPSLEGSGGSFQEGREGIVARLTESLFLDLLGGENGGFCPQGLEESCLPPPSGSVGAQMPWAQFPRAGPRAAPEGPEQPRRPESALQASPTQSAGSSAFPEPPPVVTDNPAYRSFGSFLGQSSDPGDGDSDPELADRPGEADPGIPSAPQPPEPPAALQPEPESWEQILRQSVLQHRAAPAPGPGPGSGYREFTCAVKQGSAPDAGGPGFGPSGEAGYKAFCSLLPGGATCPGTSGGEAGSGEGGYKPFQSLTPGCPGAPTPVPVPLFTFGLDTEPPGSPQDSLGTGSSPEHLGVEPAGKEEDSRKTLLAPEQATDPLRDDLASSIVYSALTCHLCGHLKQWHDQEERGKAHIVPSPCCGCCCGDRSSLLLSPLRAPNVLPGGVLLEASLSPASLVPSGVSKEGKSSPFSQPASSSAQSSSQTPKKLAVLSTEPTCMSAS